One Candidatus Neomarinimicrobiota bacterium DNA window includes the following coding sequences:
- a CDS encoding YeeE/YedE family protein — MMKTKYMNPYLAGVLLGLVLLMAFFFSGRGLGASGAVKSVVVTAVDVVAPEHAANSDFYSKYVGEGKSPMKAWLVFEMIGVLVGGFLSGAFSGRLKWKVEHFPGITANRRLIFAGIGGILFGFGSQLGRGCTSGSALTGMASLSVAGFVSMMAIFGTAFALAYFLRKNWI, encoded by the coding sequence ATGATGAAAACAAAGTACATGAATCCCTATCTGGCAGGTGTCCTGTTGGGATTGGTGCTCCTCATGGCATTTTTCTTTTCAGGCCGAGGTCTGGGGGCAAGTGGTGCAGTGAAGAGCGTTGTGGTTACAGCCGTGGATGTGGTTGCTCCTGAGCATGCAGCCAACTCTGACTTTTACAGCAAATATGTTGGTGAGGGGAAATCACCCATGAAAGCCTGGTTGGTTTTCGAAATGATCGGGGTGTTAGTCGGTGGCTTCCTTTCCGGTGCCTTCTCGGGACGCCTCAAATGGAAAGTAGAGCATTTCCCGGGCATTACAGCAAATCGCCGACTCATCTTTGCCGGGATAGGCGGTATCCTGTTTGGCTTTGGTTCCCAATTGGGTCGTGGTTGTACCAGCGGATCTGCTTTAACAGGTATGGCAAGTTTATCTGTCGCAGGATTCGTCTCTATGATGGCAATATTTGGAACTGCCTTTGCCCTGGCATATTTCCTCAGAAAAAATTGGATATAG
- a CDS encoding YeeE/YedE family protein, whose protein sequence is MGPLVPQEIIGADWNFFIAFVIGIGFGFVLEQAGFSSSRKLAGIFYGYDTVVLKVFFTGAITAMLGLLFFSLFGWIDLNLIYVNPTFLGSAIVGGIIMGAGFIIGGFCPGTSVCAAAIGKIDAMVFVGGIFLGIFFFAEGYPLLKDFYMSGSMGPLKVSDVLGISGGVMALLVIIAALVMFKLGELAEKRWPREEY, encoded by the coding sequence ATGGGACCTCTCGTACCTCAAGAAATTATTGGCGCTGACTGGAATTTTTTCATCGCCTTTGTCATTGGAATCGGATTTGGTTTTGTTCTTGAACAGGCCGGATTCTCATCAAGCCGCAAATTGGCCGGTATATTTTACGGTTATGATACGGTTGTGCTTAAAGTGTTTTTTACAGGAGCCATTACAGCCATGCTGGGATTGCTTTTCTTTAGCCTCTTTGGCTGGATTGATCTTAATCTAATCTACGTAAACCCCACCTTTCTGGGAAGCGCTATTGTAGGTGGAATCATCATGGGAGCAGGGTTCATAATCGGTGGCTTTTGTCCCGGGACCAGTGTCTGCGCAGCGGCCATTGGCAAAATTGACGCCATGGTTTTCGTTGGCGGGATCTTTCTAGGTATATTCTTTTTTGCTGAAGGATATCCTTTACTTAAAGACTTTTACATGTCAGGCTCCATGGGACCATTAAAAGTATCTGATGTCCTGGGAATCTCTGGTGGCGTTATGGCTTTACTGGTTATCATAGCCGCTCTTGTCATGTTCAAATTAGGTGAACTGGCTGAAAAAAGATGGCCCAGAGAGGAGTATTAA
- a CDS encoding rhodanese-like domain-containing protein gives MNIRNIIFIGLILLGVVIAMVPENTTKPYKLTAEQMLVEVQGAAEMVTADEVAHWVISKDPSLRLIDVRTPDEFQKYHLEGAINIPISAILKDEYRDYVDQGIKMNVLYSNGTVASHQAWMILRQLGFVNNYVMQGGLNYWFDTIMNPQEPASTSPDEEFAKYDFRKAASGVFGGGGDATLTAPTQTTAEKPKVIRREKKKAPAGGC, from the coding sequence ATGAACATAAGAAATATCATATTTATCGGTTTAATTCTTCTAGGGGTTGTCATTGCCATGGTTCCCGAGAACACAACCAAACCATATAAGCTAACTGCTGAACAAATGCTGGTAGAAGTTCAGGGAGCCGCTGAGATGGTCACAGCAGATGAAGTCGCGCATTGGGTTATATCAAAAGATCCCAGTCTTCGCCTCATAGATGTCCGCACGCCAGATGAGTTCCAGAAATACCACCTGGAAGGAGCAATCAATATTCCAATCTCTGCCATCCTCAAGGATGAATATCGCGATTATGTAGATCAGGGAATCAAAATGAATGTACTCTATTCCAACGGAACTGTGGCATCTCATCAGGCCTGGATGATTTTACGCCAACTGGGTTTTGTGAACAATTATGTCATGCAAGGTGGGTTGAATTACTGGTTTGACACCATTATGAATCCACAAGAACCTGCTTCTACTTCACCAGATGAAGAGTTTGCAAAGTATGACTTTCGTAAGGCAGCGAGTGGTGTCTTCGGAGGCGGTGGCGATGCAACCCTGACCGCTCCTACCCAGACCACGGCAGAAAAGCCAAAGGTAATACGAAGAGAAAAGAAAAAAGCACCCGCCGGTGGTTGTTGA